The Clarias gariepinus isolate MV-2021 ecotype Netherlands chromosome 26, CGAR_prim_01v2, whole genome shotgun sequence sequence AAACACcagccttccaggaactcctttaatggcccaaacatgtggaaatgggcCAAAAATCCCTGTTTGACTTAAACGTGCCTCAtcgtttaaaataaaagcatattCTTGAGCATTGATCATTTATTCAATCCTagctgcacttttttttaaaacacatcccTACTGTCTTCCTGAGCATTCTCTAACAGCTAATAAATGGCAGTCCATTAATATAATAACAATTTATTGAGCATTTTTGCCAAACACTAGCAAAACAATCATAAAAATCATAATTCAACCTGGATCTGTAATTACATAAGAACACATAATTACAAAGGGCgagacaaacataaaaaaaaaattggcatctttaataaagaaacaaaccCAGCTCTGCATTCACATGTGgctgacaggtgtgtgtgtttgtgtgtatgggtgtgtgtaggtgttcgtgcacagatgttttttttttttttatcattgtgcAACTATGAACATGTCTAAAATCatacaataatcaacaacaaAATATACCAAAGTGACAAAAGTATGTGCTACTATTTTGACCTATTGTTTACTAGCATGTGGTTTAGACATAAGTACAGTAACAGCAGCTGATAATCccgtatttatatatatatatatattttttaacaaatacaaataaaacaacagtCATGCTAATAAGTTGTAATAAGTTACTAATTAATATCATACATGTAATTTAAAGATATATTTAAAGGACACTGCTATTAAAAGTGCTGTATCTCATCTTTTGATGTGAAGGAAACAGATGACTGAACCAGATGTTGCTGCTCTGCATGGATTAAGGTCTTCTTGGTGTCTGATGCAGGATGTAGGTCTTTCATCTCCACGCTGCCTTACATGATCTGGCGGTGCATGCCGTACCCGGTCATGCCAGCCTGGGACGCACCGCGGTTGCTGCCCATCTGCAGGCTGATCAGGTTCTGGCCCTGACGCAGCTGCTCTTCGGAGAATTCCCTCCGGTTACCCAGAGACTTCCTGAATTTGGGGATGAAACAGGTTTCAGTGAGTTTAAAGTTCAACCAGACTTTAACCAGACTTTAACAGCGTAAGACCTGAAAAGATCGCGCTGACCTGTGGAACCAGTCTCGGTTGCCACGGTAATGCCCATCATCCTTGGTGAGTGCCACACTACCCAGAGCCATTAGAGTTCTCTGGACGGCAGCCATGTCTTTTCCTGTAGGCAACAGTTTCATTCAGTTTTCAAATGCATTGTGGGTGTAGATCCACTTACTAAACTTTACAACAAATGGTtccaataaaatcaataaaagacAATCTTTTAAGAAACTAATTTCCTAAACATGTATGTAAAACAGTAGCAGGTTTTTCTGTTAGATAGAGCTCAAAATAGAATGCTCAAACCTTTATCTATCAACAGAAAACGTTAAAATGAGCAAGTATTTGGAAAAAAGTGGTTGTTGCAGTTGCCTCTTGTCAAATATAAATATCCATAACTGTACCTTCCCATAAATCTACAGTCTGAAAGATGTCCGTAGTGATGACTCCGTACGCCTCAGCTGCCTGAAGGAACTGCGAGATCTTCTCCATTTGCTTAAAGGCCATCTGTGTCTCCTGGATCTTTTTAATAGGCTCTTTACCACGCGGGTACAGACTGTTGATGAGTCTGCAGAGGATCTGCAGCACAGGAAGTCAGACAGACCTTTCAACTCATCAGCAGACAAAACCTAGGGTCAGAGAGATCAGAATCAGCAAAGGAACTCACCGTGCCGTCCATGAGCCACTTTTGGAAGTTCTGCTTTCCAACTTGGGGTCTTTCCAGATTTCCTCCACACTGAGCGATGATCC is a genomic window containing:
- the tagln3b gene encoding transgelin-3b; its protein translation is MANRGPSYGLSREVQEKIDQKYDPDLEARLVDWIIAQCGGNLERPQVGKQNFQKWLMDGTILCRLINSLYPRGKEPIKKIQETQMAFKQMEKISQFLQAAEAYGVITTDIFQTVDLWEGKDMAAVQRTLMALGSVALTKDDGHYRGNRDWFHRKSLGNRREFSEEQLRQGQNLISLQMGSNRGASQAGMTGYGMHRQIM